One window from the genome of Megalobrama amblycephala isolate DHTTF-2021 linkage group LG4, ASM1881202v1, whole genome shotgun sequence encodes:
- the naaladl1 gene encoding aminopeptidase NAALADL1, which translates to MLKEVLLCLLAGAGVFTVGILLGHFAIDKGSSLPEWAQDASRDVDESIIQKFLAELDTNEIKENLRELTKVPHMATTPGDEATVDFMLKRWQDPKTGLDSAWREDYKVYLSFPNKTNPNNVSVVDPEKGVLHTAREKEKTYKPEQDDPEVVQPYAAYSPAGNVKGKLVYANQGKMSDYELLNQTLDLTGCIAITRYGGEGRSKKAINAAKFGIVGVLVYTEPYDINDGLVSESETYPHSWYLPPSGVERGSYNIDFGDLLTPYLAAKDDTYRRPKEEITGIPPIPAQPIGFEDAEKLICELDGDDAPEGWQGSLNCTYKLGGPGFKPTSPYNNSNVHLDIYNTERLENSANVMGVIRGSVEPDRYVIYGNHRDSWVHGAIDPSSGTAVMLEITRVLGKMVKEGKWRPRRSIIFGSWGAEEFGLIGSAEYTEEYFSKLSERTVAYINVDISVFANATLRASASPAAQSVLFTASKQVNAPGTSKSVYDNWIQYFNRTSPNYGIIPNVGFLTGAGSDYAAFMHYLGVTSMDISYYYDTRKTRARIYPAYHTAYDTFDYASTHIDPGFTSHQAVARTAGNVLVRLADSLLLPFNCSDYAESLEQYLSQAVTAFEGKLAANGVSMESLKKAVQLFRETATKLDRLIRDSDLAKETPLKARRINDQLMLLDRAFLDPLAFPEKYAFRHVIWASRSSSVPTFPGLADAVEQAERTGLKEDWDQAHKHLSIVTQAIAGAAHTLDDVI; encoded by the exons ATGCTTAAGGAGGTGTTGTTGTGTCTCCTCGCAGGAGCAGGGGTTTTTACTGTAGGGATTCTGCTGGGACACTTCGCCATTGACAAGGGCAGTTCGTTGCCAGAGTGGGCCCAGGATGCATCTCGTGATGTGGATGAAAGTATCATTCAGAAATTCCTTGCAGAATTGGACACCAATGAAATTAAAGAGAACCTCAG GGAGCTGACTAAGGTTCCCCACATGGCCACCACACCTGGAGATGAAGCAACTGTAGATTTTATGCTGAAGAGATGGCAGGACCCCAAAACAGGCTTGGACAGTGCATGGAGAGAGGACTACAAGGTGTATCTGTCATTCCCTAACAAAACAAACCCCAACAACGTCTCTGTTG TTGATCCAGAAAAAGGAGTCCTGCATACggcaagagagaaagagaaaacatACAAACCAGAGCAGGACGACCCAGAGGTGGTCCAGCCTTACGCAGCATATTCCCCTGCAGGAAATGTCAAG GGAAAACTTGTCTATGCAAACCAAGGTAAAATGAGTGACTATGAGCTGTTAAACCAAACACTGGATCTGACGGGATGCATCGCCATCACCAGATACGGAGGAGAAGGGAGATCGAAAAAA GCTATAAACGCAGCCAAGTTCGGAATTGTTGGGGTGCTGGTCTATACTGAGCCATATGACATTAATGATGGCCTGGTGTCAGAAAGTGAAACCTACCCTCACTCCTGGTATCTGCCACCCTCTGGCGTCGAGCGAGGCTCGTACAACATTGACTTTGGAGACTTGTTAACACCTTACCTAGCTGCAAAAG ATGATACCTACAGAAGACCAAAAGAAGAAATAACGGGTATTCCACCAATTCCAGCACAGCCAATAGGGTTTGAGGATGCTGAAAAATTAATCTG TGAGCTCGATGGGGACGATGCCCCTGAAGGATGGCAAGGCTCACTTAACTGTACATACAAACTTGGTGGGCCAGGGTTCAAACCCACATCTCCCTACAACAACAG CAATGTACACTTGGACATTTATAACACAGAGAGGCTGGAAAATTCAGCGAATGTTATGGGAGTAATCCGAGGCAGTGTGGAGCCAG ACAGGTATGTCATCTACGGGAACCACAGAGACAGCTGGGTGCACGGAGCCATCGACCCCAGCAGCGGCACAGCAGTGATGCTAGAGATCACCAGAGTGCTGGGGAAGATGGTGAAGGAAG GGAAATGGAGACCTCGGCGGTCCATTATCTTTGGCAGCTGGGGAGCTGAAGAATTTGGCCTTATTGGATCTGCAGAATACACAGAG GAGTACTTCAGTAAGCTGAGTGAACGCACTGTGGCGTACATCAACGTGGACATCTCAGTGTTTG CGAACGCCACTCTCAGGGCTTCTGCTTCTCCAGCAGCACAGAGTGTGCTTTTTACTGCCTCCAAACAG GTAAATGCACCTGGAACAAGCAAATCAGTCTATGATAACTGGATACAATATTTCAACAGAACCAGTCCAAATTATGGGATTATACCAAA TGTGGGCTTCTTGACAGGAGCAGGAAGTGATTACGCTGCTTTTATGCACTACCTTGGAGTAACTTCTATGGACATTTCCTATTATTATGACACG AGAAAAACAAGAGCGCGCATCTACCCAGCCTACCACACCGCTTATGACACCTTTGACTATGCATCTACGCACATTGATCCAG GTTTCACAAGTCACCAGGCAGTTGCCAGGACAGCTGGGAATGTGCTGGTGCGATTGGCTGACAGCCTTCTGTTGCCTTTTAACTGCAGTGACTATGCAGAAAGTCTGGAGCAGTACCTCAGTCAGGCGGTTACAGCATTTGAGGGAAAACTTGCGGCTAATGGAGTCTCTATGG AATCCTTGAAGAAAGCTGTGCAGTTATTCCGAGAGACAGCCACCAAACTGGACCGTTTGATCAGGGATTCAGATCTTGCAAAAGAAAC GCCTCTGAAGGCTCGCAGAATTAATGACCAGCTCATGCTGCTGGACAGGGCTTTTCTTGACCCATTAGCGTTCCCAGAAAAATATGCTTTCAG GCACGTGATATGGGCATCGAGGTCATCGAGTGTGCCCACCTTCCCCGGCCTGGCAGATGCAGTAGAGCAGGCTGAGCGCACCGGGCTGAAGGAAGACTGGGATCAGGCTCATAAACACTTATCCATCGTCACACAGGCCATCGCAGGAGCTGCACACACACTGGATGATGTGATTTAA